The DNA sequence CGGCCGTCGGGGGTGGCCACGGCCGCCGGGCAGCCGACCCGGCGGCCGTGCTCGGTGCTGGTCTCGGGGGTGCCGAGTCCGGTCCAGGCGCGGAACGGGCCGTCCGGGCTGCGCTGTTCCAGCGCCACGATCTCGCGGAGGTCGGCCGCCCCCTGCCCGGCCAGCGCCGCGAACCGCAGGGCGATCAGTACCTGCCGCCCCGCACTGTCCCGTACCGCGGTGAGTGCCGGGGCGAGCGGTCCGCCGCCGAGCCCCAGCGGCGTCCCGAACCGTCCGCTGCCGGGCGCCGTCTCGCGCCACCGCACGGCCTGGGTGCCGAGCACGCCGTATGCCACGAGCCGGCCCTGGGCGTCGGTGGTGGGGGCGGGCAGGGCGGTGGGGTAGCGGTAGTAGGTGGAGCGGATCCAGCCCTTGCGGTTCTTCAGCGCGTGCGATCCGCCCTGGCTGTAGTCGCCGCAGCCGGCCGGGTCGCCGCAGTCCCAGTCCGGCGCACCGCCGTAGGACTCGACCGCCTGTGCCTTCCGGGCGAGTACCGCGGGCGGCAGATTGTGCGGCCAGCGCTGGTTGTAGTAGCCGCGGAACGCGGTGGTGGTGAAGCGCGGGGCGTGCTTGTCCCGCCGGGTGGACACGGCCACCCACCGCGCGATCGCCTTCCAGGTGAACAGCGCGACCGGGGTGTGGTCGCGGTGGTCCGAGCAGCCCGGCTGATCGTTGTCCTGGGGGTGCTGGGCGTCGTGCACCTGGAAGTCGGGGTCCGGGTCCAGGGTGTGGATCAGCGTGGGCCGGCAGCGGTCCATGATCTCGGCGAGCACGTCGACCAGCGTCTGGTGGCCGTACGTACTCGGGTGGGTCACGGGGGAGCCGGTGGCCGGAAGGGTGCGCATCACGGTGCCCGGGGTGTTCCACAGCGCGGGGATGCGTACGCCGCCCTCCGACAGCATCGCGATGTTGAGGAAGATCAGCTGGGCGCTGCGGGCGCCGTTCGTCAGGGTGTTGGTCTCCGCGGTGACCCCGCCGGGCAGCCGCAGCACCGACCGCTGCCAGGACGCGAACTGGTCCAGCCCCATCATCCGCGCGTACGCCTGGCGCAGCCCCTGATGGCGGGAGGCGGAGTACGCGGCCTTGTCGGCGCGCGGGACCGGCGTCCCCGGTGCGCGGTTGATGCCCAGCGCCTCGCCCGCCGTGACGTATACGCACACCACCGGGACGCCGGCGCGCAGTACGTGCTCGGCGTCCGGGTTCATGAAGTACAGATCGT is a window from the Streptomyces luomodiensis genome containing:
- a CDS encoding PIG-L family deacetylase, whose protein sequence is MNSRWTLPGTTRRQTLAALAALTAAGAAGAAGCSAGRSRATASAPAGPARATAPGAAAPFTSPVGNKQALLLQVMAHPDDDLYFMNPDAEHVLRAGVPVVCVYVTAGEALGINRAPGTPVPRADKAAYSASRHQGLRQAYARMMGLDQFASWQRSVLRLPGGVTAETNTLTNGARSAQLIFLNIAMLSEGGVRIPALWNTPGTVMRTLPATGSPVTHPSTYGHQTLVDVLAEIMDRCRPTLIHTLDPDPDFQVHDAQHPQDNDQPGCSDHRDHTPVALFTWKAIARWVAVSTRRDKHAPRFTTTAFRGYYNQRWPHNLPPAVLARKAQAVESYGGAPDWDCGDPAGCGDYSQGGSHALKNRKGWIRSTYYRYPTALPAPTTDAQGRLVAYGVLGTQAVRWRETAPGSGRFGTPLGLGGGPLAPALTAVRDSAGRQVLIALRFAALAGQGAADLREIVALEQRSPDGPFRAWTGLGTPETSTEHGRRVGCPAAVATPDGRVHLFVRTADKGLATRIRDADGHWGPWQRLGGAEIQDGLTTLLDAEGRVHVLAPGRDTVHHWAQERTGGPVALRPPTGLPRPGGDPLGAAVAPDGTLALVYRAPAATVPAVHGDTTRTARTARTVRHFEGYGAIAAHTVAQPTGRREARTLLLLGRDLGGEVQVQYGTGPDARPLRSPGHLIPVGAPALLAEDRQGVHVVGVAPDATPWIWRPRPTSRA